One window of the Colletotrichum destructivum chromosome 6, complete sequence genome contains the following:
- a CDS encoding Putative T-complex protein 1, beta subunit, whose translation MSSFSPTQIFEDGTTEEKGENARLSAFVGAIAVGDLVKSTLGPKGMDKILQSASTGEIMVTNDGATILKSIALDNAAAKVLVNISKVQDDEVGDGTTSVAVLAAELLREAEKLVDKKIHPQTIIEGYRIASQAALKALKESAVDRSNTPEAFRKDLRAIARTTLSSKVLAQDRDHFSQLACEAVLRLKNSSDLSHIQIIKKAGGKLSDSYLDEGFILDKKIGVNQPKRLEKAKILVANTSMDTDKIKIFGARVKVGTTSKLADLEKAEKEKMKAKVEKIKAHGINCFINRQLIYNWPEQLFTDAGIMSIEHADFDGIERLALVTGGEIASTFDHPDQVKLGQCDLIEEVIIGEDTLIKFSGVGAGEACTIVLRGATDQLLDEAERSLHDALAVLSQTVKEPWTTLGGGCAEMVMAKAVEGAATRVEGKKQMAVSSFAIALRQLPTILADNAGLDSGELVARLRKAIYDGMTNYGLDLLTPGGGITDMRDLGVVESYKLKRAVVSSASEAAELLLRVDDIIRAAPRRRERA comes from the exons ATG TCGTCTTTCAGCCCGACACAAATCTTCGAGGACGGAACcacggaggagaagggagagaatGCCCGTCTCTCCgccttcgtcggcgccatcgccgtcggcgatcTCGTCAAGAGCACCCTTGGCCCCAAGGGTATGGACAAGATTCTGCAGTCTGC ATCAACCGGCGAGATCATGGTCACGAACGACGGCGCCACCATCCTGAAGTCTatcgccctcgacaacgcGGCAGCCAAGGTCCTGGTCAACATTTCCAAGGTCCAGGACGATGAGGTCGGTGACGGCACCACTTCGGTTGCCGTTCTCGCggccgagctcctccgcgAAGCCGAGAAGCTTGTCGACAAGAAGATCCACCCCCAGACCATCATCGAGGGCTACCGGATAGCGAGCCAGGCcgccctcaaggccctcaaggaatccgccgtcgaccgcaGCAACACCCCCGAGGCTTTCAGGAAAGACCTGCGGGCCATCGCCCGCACAACCCTCAGCTCCAAGGTCCTGGCCCAGGATCGTGACCACTTCTCCCAGCTCGCCTGCGAAGCCGTGCTGCGTCTCAAGAACTCATCGGACCTCAGCCATATCCAGATCatcaagaaggccggcggcaagctgAGCGACTCGTACCTCGACGAGGGTTtcatcctcgacaagaaAATTGGCGTCAACCAGCCCAAGCGTctggagaaggccaagatccTGGTGGCCAACACGTCGATGGACACGGACAAGATCAAGATCTTTGGCGCCCGCGTCAAGGTGGGAACGACCAGCAAGCTGGCGGACCTCGAGAAggcggagaaggagaagatgaaggccAAGGTGGAGAAGATCAAGGCGCATGGCATCAACTGCTTCATCAACAGACAACTCATCTACAACTGGCCCGAGCAGCTCTTCACGGATGCGGGTATCATGTCCATCGAGCACGCCGACTTTGATGGCATTGAGAGGCTGGCTCTAGTGACGGGCGGCGAGATTGCGTCGACCTTTGACCACCCCGACCAGGTCAAGCTGGGACAGTGCGACTTGATTGAGGAGGTCATTATCGGCGAGGACACGCTGATTAAGTTCTCTGGTGTTGGCGCTGGCGAGGCCTGCACGATTGTGCTGCGCGGTGCCACGGATCAGCTCTTGGACGAGGCGGAGCGCAGTCTGCACGACGCCCTGGCCGTCCTGTCACAGACGGTAAAGGAGCCGTGGACGACTCTGGGTGGCGGCTGTGCCGAGATGGTCATGGCCAAGGCTGTTGAGGGTGCCGCGACGCGCGTTGAGGGCAAGAAGCAGATGGCTGTCAGCAGCTTCGCGATTGCGCTGCGTCAGTTGCCCACTATCCTGGCCGACAACGCGGGTCTCGACTCTGGCGAGCTTGTTGCGCGTCTGAGAAAGGCCATTTACGATGGCATGACGAATTACGGATTGGATCTCCTGACGCCCGGTGGTGGCATCACCGATATGCGGGATCTGGGTGTCGTGGAGAGCTACAAGTTGAAGAGAGCGGTGGTTTCGTCTGCCAGCGAGGCAGCAGAG cttcttcttcgcgtAGACGACATCATCCGCGCCGCCCCCAGAAGACGGGAGCGTGCTTGA